AAGATGGAACCAAACAAGAAGACATCATATGCTGAAGTGATCAAGAAGCCGAGCCCCAATAGCAAAAGCTTTGAGTGGAAGAAGGTGCAGCCTAAAAGCTGCGCAAGAAACCAGAGGCGCTTATAGTGACCAAGACGGAGAGACTACGTATGTAGAAATACTACGGAAATTGAAGGGGGACCCGAGTCTGATAGATATAGGAAaacaagtccaaaaaattAGACGGACCCAGAAGGAGAACTAATCCTGGAATTGGAGCGAAAATCAGGTCCACTAGCTAATAAGATCAGAGAGGGCATAGAGAATTCCCTGAACGAACTAGCCTCAGTTCGCTCGGGATCACAGAAGACCACCTTACTGTGTACTGGTATGGACGAGGCAACGACTGCCGAAGACCTTGCCCTATGCCTTAAGACTCAGTTTGGTGAGATCTCAAAGCCGGATGTGCGAGGCATGAGAAAAATGCGTGATGGGACCCAAGTAGCCACGTTAATGCTGGATATAGCTGACGCTATCACGGTACTAAAGAAGGGTACCGTAACCGTGGGATGGTCTAGGTGTCGGATCACCCAAGACACTAGGCCAATGCGATGCTTTAGATGCTTAGGCTTCGGGCACCGCGCAAGCAACTGCAGGGATACAGATCGCTCAGATTGCTGCCTACGATGTGGAGGCAGGGGACATAAAGCTAAAGGCTGTGTAGAACAGTATAAATGCCTAATCTGCAGCGAGGATAGGAACCATGCGACTGGTGGTTTTGCGTGTCCAAAATACAAGAAGGCAGGAAGGAAGGAGTAAGGAGCCAGAAGGAAGAAGTAAGGAGCCAGCACCATGCAGAGCCAACTTAGAATTGCCCAGCTGAACGTAAACCACTGCGCGGCTGCCCAGAGCCTACTACAACAAACCGCAGTGGAACGCAAGGTAGATGTCCTTTGTTGAGTGAGCCCTACATCTCTAGTGGGGGGAACGCAGACATTATACTAGACGAGCGAGGAAAGGCGGCGGTAAAATGCTGCACCGGAATACACGTACAGGAAGTTCTGTCCGCTCCCCATCGTGGCTTTGCGTATGCAAAATTGAAGGGGTTCATTTCTACAGCGTCTACGCCCCTCCGAGCGATAGTTATGACCAATTCGAAGAGATGCTGGAGCATCTGGTACAACATGCGAGAGTAAGAGGGCCAGCGGTTATAGCGGGCGACTTCAACGCCTGGGCAGTAGAATGGGGAGCCGAACATCAAATCAACGAGGTAGGGCAGTCATTAATGCAATGAGTCAGCTCGACCTGATATTGCTGAACGACGGACTCAAACCAACATTTGACAACGACAGAGGCTCATCATACATTGACGTCACCTTCGCCAGTAGGGCTGTAGCAGGGAATGCGAAGTGGGAGGTACTGGACGACGTAACAATGAGTGACCATGCATtgattgtttttaatgttacACTGACGTGCGTGATAAGCAAACAACGAATAAGTGAGTTAGGACGGGCGTGGACGTCAACAAAATTGACAATGACATGCTAAATTACGTTATTGACGATCTGGAAAACCCAATTGACCTGCAGAGACAATGGTATCAAACCTTACGCAATCACTAAGAAGGATATGCGATGCAACAATGCCGCGTAGAACGCGAAAGAAGACTAAACCACCAGTATATTGGTGGAGTGACTCCCTTAGGGAATTGAGGACGGAGTGCTTCACAGCGAGGAGACGGGCACAGCGGGCACGGGGGCGCGAAACCACTCGCACATGGTTGACCGCCATAGAATAGCTCGTGCCACGTTGAAAAAGCCAttgcaaaagccaaagccgagGCGTTCAAGGACCTGCTCGCAAGTGTTGACGAGAACCCATGGGGCCCGGTATATAAAATCGTCTACAAGAGGATTAAATCAGCAGggaagaaaatatatatggagCCCGATGTCATGGCGAACATCGTAGAGGAGCTGTTTCCCAAGCAAACATCCCTATGGCAGCCGGCGCATGTATCTCCTGGAGCACTTTTCCTTGCATCACTCCTGAGGAAATTCTACAAGCCGCTAGCAGGATAAAGCCCGGTAAGGCCCCTGGACTTGACGGTATCCCAGGATAGTTGTAAAAGCCGTTGCAGTAGCCAAACCGGACATATTCAGCAGCACCTTCCAACAATGTCTCATGGAAGGGATATTCCCGAGCACATGGAAAGAGCAGAAACTTGTTCTTATTCCGAAAGGGAAGGGCGACACATCCAACGCCAGTGGTTACCGCCCACTCTGCCTGCTGGATATTATGGGAAAGCTATTCGAGCGAATAATCTACAGTAGGATAGAAGCTTTACGGAGGGACCTAATGGACTAGCCCATCAACAGTATGGCTTCCGAAAGGAAGGAGCACTCTTGACGCATTGGCCAACGTCCGGGATATTGCACAAAATGCACTAGCGGGAGAAAGATGGCTAGGAGGAGCAAAGAAATACTGTGCTATCGTCACTTTAGACGTGAAGAACGCCTTTAACACAGCAAGATGGACCAGTATTCTTAGTGCCATGAGCTCCATGGAAATCCCAGATTACCTAAAGGGTATAATTGGCAGCTATTTTAGGGACCGAGTACTTTGGTACGAAACGACCGATTCCCCAAAAAGTACCAAGTCACCTCGGGAGTTCCGCAGGGTCGGTCCTTGGACCAATTCTGTGGAACATTATGTATAATGGTATCCTGACCATCAGTACACCTCGTGATACGCAGCTACACTGCTTTGCGGACGACGTGGCCATCACTGCCGTAGCCAAGACACTGGTAGAACTGCAATCTCTTTGCAATAATACCATTGTAGCAGCTACTGGCTGGTTACAGAATGTAGGGCTCGAAATTGCAGCACATAAGACCGAAGTGTTTCTACTAAGCAGCAGGAAAGGGGTTGAGAAGTTGCAAATATCTGTAAATGGTGTACAATTGGAGTCAGCGGAGGCATTGAAGTACTTGGGGGTCTTGGTCGACCATAGGCTGAGCTTCAAGGaacatgcaaaatatgccagcAGGAAGGCGGCTATGACAGCTACTGTGCTAGCTAGGTTAATGCCGAATGTCGGCGGCCCCAGAATGCCCGCAAGAAGGCTTATGGCCTCAGTGACGAGGGCGACACTGCTCTACGCCGCTCCAATATGGAGCTGCGTAACGGGAAAACCGTCCTATCTGAAGGAGATGCGGGCGGTCTATCGCACAGTAGCCCTACGCCTGATAATGGGCTTCCGTACCATCTCGGAGGATGCGGCACTGGTGCTGGCAGGGACGCCACCAGTTGACCTGGAGATCAGGGCACTTGCAGACATGCGGGCGGGAGCCAACCCGACCATAGTGTACGAGCATCTGTTAGTTGAGTGGCAGGGCAGATGGCGATCATCAACAAAAGGTCGATGGACAAACGTACTTATTCCTGACCTAATAGCATGGACCAACTGCAAACACAAGGAGCTGGATTATCACCTAACTCAGTTCCTTACTGACCATGGCTGCTTTCGGAGGTACCTAGCAAGGTTTCATCACGTAGATACCCCACAGTGCATTTACTGCGTGAATGAGGTGGAGTCAGCAGAGCACGTGCTTCTACACTGCTCACGCTTTACTGACGAGAGAGAACAATTGACGAGAATGATAGGATCTCCACTATCACCATCGGGATTATTAGCTGCGATGATGGCAGACGCTGTGACATGGCAGGCGTGCCACGATATCATCATCAATATAATGACACGAGTGCGAGCTGACGAGACGACCAACAGACCAGGCAGCGATAGCTGATCCTCGACGCCCGTGGGGTGGCGGGTTAAGAATACCATCTCAGCCGTCTCGGCTTGTCGTACAAGGCGACTAAACGAGTTCCCAGCGGGCGCGTATTCGCGCAATATGACGAAGGAATGCATAGAAGCATTACATTCCTGCTCACCGACGTAGTATCTTTATTGACAGTCCCGGTGAGCACGTACTGGACAGACGAGACCATACGGAGGTTTTAGTGCGTAAGAATCGCACATATCCATCTACAGGAGGTAGATGGAATCTTTTGAAGATTTTCCTGCCGGGgtgtaaaccaaaaaaaaaacacacacacacacacacacacacacccgtgGTGGTGGCGGTTATGAGAATACCACCTCCGCTAACCACTGCTTGTCGTAAAAGTCGACTAATGTGGTATCAAGGCCGAGCCCAGTACAGCCTTGATTAGGATACTGGAAACACCACTTCTGATTTGATGAGTTGGGCTGACAGTCACAGTATTCTAGTATCTGAGTAGACAGAGTGATATCTTGTCGAAACGACTACTAGGCTAATGCTGTGACTGCCCCGTCCCGTTAAAATCGTGACTGACCTCTAAGCACGCTCAATGGTTCGTCCCCATTCAGTTGGGCGTACAGGCTCAGTTGAGACTGCTCCTGATTTACGTGGATCTGGCTCTGAACATACGACCCCATGAAGGCGTATGTCAACCCTCGCATGGCCTCCCTGCTACATAGACAACCATGAGATCATTAGACACGACTGTATTACGAACATTGATAACGACTTAGAGTAGGGACCCAATCACAACGATGTTGACAACAAGCAAAGGAAGGAAGGgagaagaggagagagagaggagagataTACAGGAGTCTGCGGATCGACAGCGATCGGAAGAAGTGGCGAATGCTGACCCGTTCGCAAGGAAGCCAAGGGTTTCACACTCGCCGATAAGAGTGCCTGTAATTGCTGCTGTATCTGCGCCATCTCAACGGGCGTCCGAATTGGCTGCATGTAGGGAAGCACACCAGGGTGAACAACGACCCGCGTCAACGCAACCAAACCTTAAAGTTGCGTAAATGCAGAGGTCAAAGCCAGTCCCACCATCGGACAACCCTACGAAGGAGAGCTCGACACTACGACCGGACCCGGCGAAATTTTCAGAACTCGGGGTGCACGGTGCTAGCAATGGGATTACCGATCTCATCAGCGTCCCGACTCAAAAGTTTGGAACAAGATCACCACCTGTCTCGCCTTTACGGCCTGTGGATCTGTCCACGGCATGGCAAAATGATGATCTGCTTAGTATtcttaataaaatgcaaagcagAATCAGCGTACTCACGGCAGCATTCGAGACTCAGCGACACGTCACTAAGGTATCAAAGGATGCAATAGCTGAACTCTCCGCTCTCAATAATAGAGCACTGAAGCTACAGGAAGGAAACACAAAGGAGGTTCTCGCCAGGAATGTTAGCACCCAAACAGAGGGCCTTAAGAAAAACGGACGCCTGTAGCCAAGGAACCGGAAGAAAAGAAAGCGATGCCCCAGAATAATAATGGGCAACATAGCAAAAGATGGAAACAAGCAAGAAGACATCATATGCTGAAGTGATCAAGAAGCCGAGCCCCAATAGCAAAAGCTTTGAGTGGATGAAAGTACAGCCTAAAAGCTGCGCAAGAAACCAGAGGCGCTTATAGTGACCAAGACGGGAGAGACTACGTATGTAGAAATACTACGGAAATTGAAGGGGACCCGAGTTTGACAGATATAGGAAAACAAGTCCAAAAATTAGACGGACCCAGAAGGGAGAACTAATACTGGAATTGAGCGAAAATCAGGTCCTCTAGCTAGTAAGATCAGAGAGGGCATAGAGAATTCCCTGAACGAACTAGCCTCAGTTGGCTCGGGATCACAAAAGACCACCTTACTGTGTACTGGTATGGACGAGGCAACGACTGCCGAAGACCTTGCCCTATGCCTTAAGACTCAGTTTGGTGAGATCTCAAAGCCGGAAGTGCGAAGCATGAGAAGAATGCGAGACGGGACCCAAGTCGCCACGTTAATGCTGGATATAACTGACGCTATCACGGTACTTAAGAAGGGTACCGTAACCGTGGGATGGTCTAGGTGTCGGATCACCCAAGACACTAGGCCAATGCGATGCTTCAGATGCTTAGGCTTCAGGCACCGCGCAAGCAACTGCAGGCATACAGATCGCTCAGATTGCTGCCTACGATGTGGAGGCAGGGGACATAAAGCTAAAGGCTGCGTAGAACAGTATAAATGCCTTATCTGCAGCGAAGATAGGAACCATGCGACTGGTGGTTTTGCGTGTCCAAAATACAAGAAGGCCAAAAACAGGAAGGAATAAGGAGCCAGCACCATGCAGGGCGGCTGCCCAGAGCCTACTACAACAAACCGCAGTGGAACGCAAGGTAGATCTCCTTTGTTGAGTGAGCCCTACATCTTTAGTGGGGAACGCAGACATTATACTAGACGAGCGAGGAAAGGCGGCGGTAAAATGCTGCACCGGAATACACGTACAGGAAGTTCCGTCCGCTCCCCATCGTGGCTTTGCGTATGCAAAGGGGCGTCTACGCCCCTCCGAGCGATAGTTATGACTAATTCGAAGAGATGCTGGAGCATCTGGTACAACATGCGAGAGTAAGAGGGCCAGCGGTTATAGCGGGCGACCTTAACGCCTGGGCAGTAGAATGGGGAGCCGAACATCAAATCAACGAGGTAGGGCAGTCATTAATGCAATGAGTCAGCTTGACCTGATATTGCTGAACGACGGACTCAAACCAACATTTGACAATGACAGAGGCTCATCATACATTGACGTCACCTTCGCCAGTAGGGCTGTAGCAGGGAATGCGAAGTGGGAGGTACTTGACGACGTGACAATGAGTGACCATGCATTGATTGTTTTAATGTTACACTGACGTGCGTGATAAGCAAACAACGGATAAGTGAGTTAAGACGGGCGTGGGACGTCAACAAAATTGACAATGACATGTCGAACATCGTAGAGGAGCTGTTTCCCAAGCAAACATCCCTATGGCAGCCGGCGCAGGTATCTCCTGGAGCACTTTTTCCTTGCATCACTCCTGATGAAATACTACAAGCCGCTAGCAGGATAAAGCCCGGTAAGGCCCCTGGACTTGACGGTATCCCAGGAATAGTTGTAAAAGCCGTTGCAGTAGCCAAACCGGACATATTCAGCAGCACCTTCCAACAATGTCTCATGGAAGGGATATTCCCGAGCACATGGAAAGAGCAAAAACTTGTTCTTATTCCGAAAGGGAAAGGCGACACATCCAACGCCAGTGGTTACCGCCTGCTGGATATCGTGGGAAAGCTATTCGAGCGAATAATCTACAGTAGGATAGAAGCTTTTACGGAGGGACCTAATGGGCTGGACCATCAACAGTATGGCTTCCGAAAGGGAAGGAGCACTCTTGACGCATTGGCCAACGTCCGGGATATTGCACAAAATGCACTAGCGGGAGAACGTGAAGAACGCCTTTAATACAGCAAGATGGACCAGTATTCTTAGTGCCATGAGCTCCATGGGAATCCCAGATTACCTAAAGGGTATAATTGGCAGCTATTTTAGGGACCGAGTACTTTGGTACGAAACGACCGATTCCCCAAAAAGTACCAAGTCACCTCGGGAGTTCCGCAGGGTCGGTCCTTGACCAATTCTGTGGAACATTATGTATAATGGTATCCTGACCATCAGTACACCTCGTGATACGCAGCTACACTGCTTTGCGGACGACGTGGCCATCACTGCCGTAGCCAAGACACTGGTAGAACTGCAATCTCTTTGCAATAATACCATTGTAGCAGCTACTGGCTGGTTACAGAATGCAGGGCTCGAAATTGCAGCACATAAGAGCGAAGTGGTTCTACTAAGCAGCAGGAAAGGGGTTGAGAAGTTGCAAATATCTGTAAATGGCGTACAATTGGAGTCAGCGGAGGCATTGAAGTACTTGGAGGTCTTGGTCGACCATAGGCTGAGCTTCAAGGaacatgcaaaatatgccagcAGGAAGGCGGCTATGACAGCTACTGTGCTAGCTAGGCTAATGCCGAATGTCGCCGGCCCCAGAATGCCTGCTAGAGGCTGATGGCCTCAGTGACGAGGGCGACACTGCTCTACGCCGCTCCAATATGGAGCTGCGTAACGGGAAAACCGTCCTATCTGAAGGAGATGCGGGCGGTCTATCGCACAGTAGCCCTACGCCTGATAATGGGCTTCCGTACCATCTCGGAGGATGCGGCACTAGTGCTGGCAGGACGCTACCAGTTGACCTGGAGATCAGGGCACTTGCAGACATGCGGGCGGGAGCCAACCGGCAGGGCAGATGGCGATCATCAACAAAAGGTCGATGGACAAACGTTCTTATTCCTGACCTAATAGCATGGACCCACTGCAAACACAAGGAGCTGGATTATCACCTAACTCAGTTCCTTACTGATCATGGGTGCTTTCGGAGGTACCTAGCAAGGTTTCATCACGTAGATACCCCAGAGTGCATTTACTGCGTGCATGAGGTGGGGTCAGCAGAGCACGTGCTTCTACACTGCTCAGGCTTTACTGACGAGAGGGAACGTTTGACGAGAATGATAGGATCTCCACTATCACCAGCGGGATTGCTAGCTGCGATGATGGCAGACGCTGTGACATGGCAGGCGTGCCACGATATCATCATCAATATAATGACACGAGTGCGAGCTGACGAGACGACCAACAGACCAGGCGCCGATAGCTGATCCTCGACGCCCGTGGGGTGGCGGGTTAAGAATACCATCTCAGCCATCTTGGCTTGTCGTACAAGGCGACCAAACGAGTACCTAGCGAACGCGAATTCGCGCAATATGACGAAGGAATGCATAGAAGCATTACATTCCTGCTCACCGACGTAGTATCTTTATTGACAGTCCCGGTGAGCACGTACTTGACAGACGAGACCATACGGAGGTTTTAGTGCGTAAGAATCGCACATATCAATCTACAGGAGGTAGATGGAATCTTTTGAAGATTTTCCTGCCGGAgtgtaaaccaaaaaaaaaaacacacacacacacacacactcgcaaacAAGTGTCCAAGTGTCAAGTGTGCAAGTGCGCGGACGCGTTTTTTGTTAAGCCGATAGTGCACCGAGTCGTTTAAGCAGTAAGCACAGCCTGCAAAAATTGGAAATAGTATCAAACGCTTCTCGGCAAGTAGAGTCACTCACTCTGCATCATACTTCTGCCGCTCGAGTCCATGCGGCCGGAGTTTTGGTGTTTTTATTTCGGCGGCCCAAGCGTGACCCGTGGGTTCGGGTCGGAGAGGGGCAGAGATACACCATCTCTCGCTCAGTGAGTAAGTACACTCACTGTCCTTTTCTGGCGAAtctctcttttgttgtttccACTTTCActgcactttgcattttttctgCAATCTCGTCACACTCTGTCAGCTGTCAGACGATCAGCTGGTGGCAGTGCTGGACAGCGATTGCGGATTGCAAACCGGTGGAGCCAATTCAAACAGCTGAGTGGTGAGCATAGCAAAGAGACAAACCACTGCATATATGACCCATAGCTGTGACACGAACCAAAAGGAGTAAAGAATCGCGGCATACTTTCAGGAGCTACAGAAAGTGCTGCATAGCCGAAGGTTCTTACTTAATTTTAGCGCCTGCCATAGCAGAATCGTGAGCTAAAGGTCGTGGAACTGACCAATTACCAACCTCTGCCGTGTAACGGCGCTCAAAAAACAGAGGCCCTGGTGACCGAGTCGGGGCGGTATAACCTCCTCCGACAAAAGTCGTAGGAAATTCTCGGCCAACGTTGGACTGCTTGGTAGAgcgttattatattatattgagTATTGCAGATTGGTTAGTGACCGATATTGCTCGTCATGAGCAATATTGAGACGAGTGAGGCGGAAGCTGAGATGCTGGCAAAGTTCCTCAAGCTTCCAAGAGTCGCAAGATCGCCCCAGAGCGGAGGGCCTGCATCTGCGCCCCCAAAGGTGGATGAGCTTGTGTTTAGCTTTGATGCAGGCGAAGAAGCGGCAACGCCCAAAAGAGCCCGGGAGGATCGGAGTCCTGGTGTCTCATCTGAAGCGGTGTCAAAAAGATTAAGATCCATAGAAGACTTCAAGAGGCGGTAGAAGAGCTGGGCGAGTTGATCGATGGGCTGATTAAGACATTTACGCCCAGAGAAGTGCGACACgtcacacaaacaaacaagaataCGTTCGCACGAATCAAAACCGTGCAAATTGAGATGGCAGCTAGTTTAAAGATGTCGGCTGTAGAGACAGTGGAGCAGGTGACCGCAAAGAAAATGGATGAAGTCTTCAATAGCGTACGTAGCTCGTCGACGCAGACCTCGCCGAGTAATGCGGTGACCAAGGCAAGCACAAAACTGATTCTTCCACGAAGCCCATATCCAAGCAGCGTATTTATCCTACGGTTAAGAATAAAGCAGAGAAGGAAAGAGTGCGTCAGGATACTTAAGGGCGCAAATCCACAAATAAGCCACCGAGAAGACGCAGAAGGCCGGACGCCATTATTATCCAACCCACGGATGGGATATCCTATAGTGAAGTGCTCAAATTAGTGACGCGTAGCAACGATAGCAAGTTACAGAGCGTCGGGGAGCAAGTAAGGCGGACAAGAAAAACTGCCGGCGACGGACTGATTCTGGAAATTGGGATGAACTCCAAGCCATCTATGCtaaaaatgaaagaagaaTTAAGCGAAGCGCTCGGCTTGAAAGACAAAGTGAGAGCTCTAACTCAGGAAACCATCCTGGAGATCAGAGATATAGACTGCCTGGTTTCTAAAGAAGACGTGCTGGTAGCCTGTGAAAACTCAGCCAAGCGAATCTGGAGCTAAGTGCCATCAAAGCACTTAGGCTAGGTTTTGACGGTATGCAGCTGGCAATCGTTAGTGTGCCGAAGGAGGCTGCATCATCTATTCTACAGAATGGAAAAATCCGGATAGGCTGGACAAGCTGTAGAGTGAGAGAAAGGCCTGAGAGGCCAGAAAAAGAGGTGCTACAAATGCCTGAGTTTGGACATATTGCTAAGTTTTGCAAGAGCACGATCGACCGCTCTGGGTGCTGTCTAAGATGCGGTGCAGCTGGCCATAAAGCGGCGCTTTGCAAAAATGCTGCTAAATGCTTCATCTGTGCAGATGCGGGCAAAGAGGATACCAGACATCACGCAGGAAGCAGTCACTGCCCTCTCAAAGGGGTCAGCGGGTCACGCGGGGCCAAAATGTCTCAAAGGCTCCTGCAGCTCAACTTAAACCACTGCTTGGCGGCCCAAGAGCTACTGAAGCAGACGGTTAGAGAGTTAAAGGTGGATGCTGCTTTGCTGAGCGAACCATATAAGAGAATTCATAGTCCAAAGTACGTCGAAGACACGGAAGGAAAGGCGTCAATATGGGTATGTGGCCTGGAACAGCCCCAGCTTACTGATGTGCGCTCATCGCGTGGGTTCGTGCGGGCTAGATGGGGAACCAGTGGCTATACAGCTGTTATCTGGCTCCCAATCTCACCATCTCAGAATTCGCATCCGTCATGGAGGAGATAGCACTCGATGTAAGGGGAAAGCCACAGGTGATCATCGCTGGTGACTTCAATGCCTGGGCGGAGGAATGGGGTAGCAGCCGGACAAACGCCCGAGGACAAACAGTGTTGGAAGCCCTTGCCACATTAGACCTGGCCCACATGAACCATGGCAACCAACACACTTTTACCAGAGCTGGCACTGGATCGGTTATAGATCTAGCATTCGTTAGCTATccaattgctagatcagcgaAATGGGCCATTAGCAATGTCTACACAGCGAGTTATCATAGGGCGATCACGATAGATTTGGACCATACCGAGTCACCGCGAGCAAACGGATTACAGAGCGGAACGGCTTACAAAGTTGACACCCTGGACCCGGAAGCTTTCGCTGGATCCTTTGCAGTTCCCAACTGGAGTGACAACGCAGAGGTGAGCGCCGAGCTGCTCATGCGTTCAATAACGGATGCCTGCGACGCTAGCATGGCGGCGAGAAGATCGTGCAAAAGACACCACGTACCAGTATACTGGTGGAACCAGCAGATCGCAGACGTAAGAAGGCGATGTATAAGATCGCGAAGGATCCTGCAACGTTCACGAGGCAGAGCTGATTTTGAGGCAAGAAGGCTGGAGTACGCGCTTAATCGCAGGCTGCTGAAGAAGTCCATCTTGAGCAGCAAGAAGGAGAAATTCCTAGAACTTTGCGACGAAGCCGACCGAGACATCTGGGGAATGGCCTACAAAGTGGTGCTTAAAAACTCAAGCGTCCTAAACGGCATAGTGGATTCTCTGTTCACGGGCTCATTCACTGTTCCATCAGTGGAAGATCACGTAGAGCACCGGCTCTATACGGAGGTCCCAGAGATTACGGTAGAGGAAGTAATGCTGGCAGCGGCAAGAATCAAGGACTCCAAGTCACCTGGGCCGGACGCGATCCCAAATCGTGCGCTGAAGATGGCGATCAGGCTCCATCCGCAGTGCTTTACAGAAGTTTTTGACAGTGTATGAGGCAAGGTGTCTTTCCCCGCCCATGGAAACTGCAGAATCTGGTGCTGATCCCAAAGCCGAACAAGCCACTAGATTCGCCGTCGTCCTACCGACCGATTTGTCTGCTTGATACAACAGGCAAAATATTGAGAGGCTGGTGAGCCATAGGCTAGAGGAGTCTGTCCGACAAGCAGGAGATCTGTCACCCATGCAATATGGTTTCAGAAAGCATCACTCAACCGTAGACGCTAGCTCACAAGTAACGGACATAGCAAGGAGAGCCATAGCAGGCAGAAGATGGCGTGGTGGTGCAAAGGAGTACTGCATAGTCATGACTCTGGACGTCAAGAACGCCTTCAATTCTGCAAACTGGAGCTGCATTATAGGCGCCTTAAGGCGGTTCAACACCCCGAGCTACCTAATGGAAATAATTGAGGACTACTTCAGGAAACGCATTCTGAGATATAGAACGGATAACGGAACCAAATCGTTCAACATCACTGGAGGAGTACCGCAAGGATCAGTGTTGGGCCCGCTACTATGGAACATCATGTACGATGGCATATTGCGGCTCGACGTTCCAGAGTCTGTAACCA
This window of the Drosophila nasuta strain 15112-1781.00 unplaced genomic scaffold, ASM2355853v1 ctg17_pilon, whole genome shotgun sequence genome carries:
- the LOC132797719 gene encoding uncharacterized protein LOC132797719 → MSQRLLQLNLNHCLAAQELLKQTVRELKVDAALLSEPYKRIHSPKYVEDTEGKASIWVCGLEQPQLTDVRSSQFASVMEEIALDVRGKPQVIIAGDFNAWAEEWGSSRTNARGQTVLEALATLDLAHMNHGNQHTFTRAGTGSVIDLAFVSYPIARSAKWAISNVYTASYHRAITIDLDHTESPRANGLQSGTAYKVDTLDPEAFAGSFAVPNWSDNAEVSAELLMRSITDACDASMAARRSCKRHHVPVYWWNQQIADVRRRCIRSRRILQRSRGRADFEARRLEYALNRRLLKKSILSSKKEKFLELCDEADRDIWGMAYKVVLKNSSVLNGIVDSLFTGSFTVPSVEDHVEHRLYTEVPEITVEEVMLAAARIKDSKSPGPDAIPNRALKMAIRLHPQCFTEVFDSV